A single window of Nicotiana sylvestris chromosome 5, ASM39365v2, whole genome shotgun sequence DNA harbors:
- the LOC104230432 gene encoding uncharacterized protein: MATQNVLVMRHGDRLDNFEELWVMKADRPWDPPLHQDGKIRAFCTGQKIRSNMDFPIHRVFVSPFLRCVQTAAEVVRALCDVADHNCEANVLSSNSDSVVIDPSKIKVSIEYGLCEMLNLVAIRSNAAPKDGDFKFNISQYEAELPAGTVDHTVEPVYKKLPEWQETLESARARYVEVVKALADKYPSENLLLVTHGEGVGSIFTELNKDATVLEVEYCGYVLSRRTIQFGEDQSFTAGEFVYEKQTGVLSAAK; encoded by the exons ATGGCGACTCAAAACGTTCTCGTAATGAGACATGGTGATAGGTTGGATAACTTTGAGGAATTATGGGTAATGAAAGCGGATAGGCCGTGGGATCCACCATTGCATCAGGATGGTAAGATACGGGCTTTTTGTACGGGTCAAAAGATCCGATCCAATATGGATTTCCCGATCCATCGGGTTTTCGTTTCCCCGTTCCTCCGATGTGTACAGACTGCTGCTGAAGTTGTACGTGCCCTTTGTGACGTTGCGGATCATAACTGCGAGGCCAATGTCTTGTCCTCTAATTCTGATTCCGTCGTCATCGATCCTTCCAAAATTAAA gtATCCATCGAATATGGTTTGTGTGAAATGCTGAATTTAGTAGCCATAAGAAGTAATGCAGCTCCCAAGGATggggattttaagttcaatatctCACAATATGAAGCTGAGTTACCTGCCGGAACTGTAGATCACACTGTTGAGCCTGTTTATAAGAAG CTGCCAGAGTGGCAAGAGACATTGGAAAGTGCAAGAGCTAGATATGTGGAGGTAGTTAAAGCCCTTGCTGATAAGTATCCTTCTGAGAACTTGTTGTTAGTCACACATG GTGAAGGAGTAGGCTCCATCTTTACTGAACTTAACAAGGATGCAACTGTATTAGAGGTAGAATATTGTGGATATGTGCTCTCCAGGAGAACTATCCAATTCGGAGAGGACCAATCATTTACTGCTGGAGAGTTTGTATACGAGAAACAAACTGGTGTATTATCTGCTGCTAAATAA
- the LOC104230431 gene encoding uncharacterized protein isoform X2, giving the protein MNVKIWIADVETSEGNWYNLQDSSGLCDEKGFNQRVRSPPISFSKNAFTSDIKSKHVPSFEFSVSSEDGINLSVDLNSCPSDRFRRLEKEECVCNTMQNKKFQSFRQEIQYLNNRQMTSSFLWETDSDRKTNSGHAQTVSSPSLCGTVDVVCHTENRDDAALGFSITKKSYDVSCLNSERQRTSSPEKLTVLAHLSSETDFSEIEASEIGYHHQHVSYSSSEKDYLRNLVDAAESLRSQLPNSCEDSCRIDTPSSADGGARDSHANGIVASKELLKKHSSHGGKKRKRDDFKFDNVHHYNDTRILRSAKRLQSHPRRSMRLVYK; this is encoded by the exons ATGAATGTGAAAATTTGG ATAGCAGATGTAGAAACTTCCGAAGGCAATTGGTACAACCTTCAAGATTCTTCTGGCCTATGTGATGAGAAGGGTTTCAATCAAAGAGTTCGCAGTCCACCAATAAGTTTCTCCAAGAATGCATTTACTTCTGACATAAAGTCCAAGCATGTGCCTTCATTTGAGTTTTCTGTCTCATCGGAAGATGGAATCAACCTTTCAGTTGACTTGAATTCATGCCCATCAGACCGTTTTAGAAGATTGGAGAAGGAGGAGTGTGTATGTAACACTATGCAGAATAAAAAATTTCAAAGTTTCCGTCAGGAGATTCAATACCTAAATAATAGACAAATGACAAGTTCATTTCTCTGGGAAACAGATTCAGACCGCAAAACTAACAGTGGCCATGCACAAACTGTTTCGTCCCCAAGTTTGTGTGGCACTGTTGATGTTGTATGTCATACAGAAAATAGAGATGATGCGGCTTTGGGATTTTCAATAACAAAAAAATCATATGATGTAAGTTGTCTCAATTCTGAAAGGCAGAGGACTAGTTCTCCGGAGAAGCTTACGGTGCTAGCTCATCTCTCTTCGGAAACTGATTTTTCTGAGATAGAGGCATCAGAAATTGGCTATCATCATCAACATGTATCATATTCTTCTTCTGAAAAAGATTACCTTAGAAATTTGGTTGATGCAGCAGAGAGCCTAAGAAGTCAACTACCAAATTCTTGTGAGGATAGCTGTAGAATCGACACGCCTTCATCTGCTGATGGAGGG GCAAGGGACAGCCATGCCAATGGAATAGTAGCTTCAAA AGAGCTTTTGAAGAAGCATTCATCGCATGGAGGCAAGAAGAGAAAGAGGGATGATTTTAAATTTGATAATGTTCATCATTATAATGATACGAGAATTTTGAGAAGTGCAAAGCGTCTACAAAGTCATCCCAGAAGATCTATGCGGCTTGTCTATAAG TGA
- the LOC104230431 gene encoding uncharacterized protein isoform X1, which yields MKTKDCPNSIYSLPKKKLQDLCKKYGLSPYKTKPNLVNSLINYFKIADVETSEGNWYNLQDSSGLCDEKGFNQRVRSPPISFSKNAFTSDIKSKHVPSFEFSVSSEDGINLSVDLNSCPSDRFRRLEKEECVCNTMQNKKFQSFRQEIQYLNNRQMTSSFLWETDSDRKTNSGHAQTVSSPSLCGTVDVVCHTENRDDAALGFSITKKSYDVSCLNSERQRTSSPEKLTVLAHLSSETDFSEIEASEIGYHHQHVSYSSSEKDYLRNLVDAAESLRSQLPNSCEDSCRIDTPSSADGGARDSHANGIVASKELLKKHSSHGGKKRKRDDFKFDNVHHYNDTRILRSAKRLQSHPRRSMRLVYK from the exons ATGAAGACAAAGGACTGTCCAAATTCCATTTACAGCCTACCCAAGAAAAAGCTTCAAGACTTGTGCAAGAAGTACGGTTTGTCTCCTTATAAGACAAAACCCAATCTCGTGAATTCTTTGATCAATTACTTCAAG ATAGCAGATGTAGAAACTTCCGAAGGCAATTGGTACAACCTTCAAGATTCTTCTGGCCTATGTGATGAGAAGGGTTTCAATCAAAGAGTTCGCAGTCCACCAATAAGTTTCTCCAAGAATGCATTTACTTCTGACATAAAGTCCAAGCATGTGCCTTCATTTGAGTTTTCTGTCTCATCGGAAGATGGAATCAACCTTTCAGTTGACTTGAATTCATGCCCATCAGACCGTTTTAGAAGATTGGAGAAGGAGGAGTGTGTATGTAACACTATGCAGAATAAAAAATTTCAAAGTTTCCGTCAGGAGATTCAATACCTAAATAATAGACAAATGACAAGTTCATTTCTCTGGGAAACAGATTCAGACCGCAAAACTAACAGTGGCCATGCACAAACTGTTTCGTCCCCAAGTTTGTGTGGCACTGTTGATGTTGTATGTCATACAGAAAATAGAGATGATGCGGCTTTGGGATTTTCAATAACAAAAAAATCATATGATGTAAGTTGTCTCAATTCTGAAAGGCAGAGGACTAGTTCTCCGGAGAAGCTTACGGTGCTAGCTCATCTCTCTTCGGAAACTGATTTTTCTGAGATAGAGGCATCAGAAATTGGCTATCATCATCAACATGTATCATATTCTTCTTCTGAAAAAGATTACCTTAGAAATTTGGTTGATGCAGCAGAGAGCCTAAGAAGTCAACTACCAAATTCTTGTGAGGATAGCTGTAGAATCGACACGCCTTCATCTGCTGATGGAGGG GCAAGGGACAGCCATGCCAATGGAATAGTAGCTTCAAA AGAGCTTTTGAAGAAGCATTCATCGCATGGAGGCAAGAAGAGAAAGAGGGATGATTTTAAATTTGATAATGTTCATCATTATAATGATACGAGAATTTTGAGAAGTGCAAAGCGTCTACAAAGTCATCCCAGAAGATCTATGCGGCTTGTCTATAAG TGA